One Flagellimonas sp. CMM7 genomic region harbors:
- a CDS encoding M12 family metallopeptidase: MKRKNEKMNPKIGIKKLLILTMAVVVCFASCEKNDVDDQNGITPDEEVSIEDQDTSFITKYFLGEPVKVRLEKDGTYSLAGSDTRLFEEQLSDTSDSFVENPVPDAGQTNLGLGGGARKWTNGVVYYVISGLSASVRSELQKSFDEWTSKTNVTFKERTNQSNYVTISSSGSNSNSGVATLGMNGSRGFIRLGTRATAVVIIHELGHTLGYIHEQNRSDRDNFIRINFENIQNGAQDQFYKSNSATLLTGQFDINSTMMYGSFTFSKNGRPTITDLNGNLLPQRQARISALDIEGTNSLYPSTDGNPDTGGETGPCDGVEEWSRFRRYAVGERVTYRGSLYERDFTRWNFITRCN, encoded by the coding sequence ATGAAACGTAAAAATGAAAAAATGAACCCCAAAATCGGTATTAAGAAACTGCTGATTTTAACAATGGCTGTGGTTGTATGCTTCGCTTCTTGCGAGAAGAATGATGTTGACGATCAAAATGGGATAACCCCGGATGAAGAAGTATCCATAGAAGATCAGGATACTTCATTTATTACCAAATACTTTTTAGGAGAACCTGTAAAAGTAAGGCTTGAAAAAGATGGTACCTATAGTTTAGCTGGTAGCGACACCAGATTGTTTGAAGAACAATTGTCGGATACTTCTGATTCTTTTGTTGAAAACCCTGTTCCAGATGCAGGTCAAACAAATCTTGGATTGGGAGGTGGTGCTCGCAAATGGACCAATGGTGTTGTCTATTATGTAATTAGCGGGCTTAGTGCATCGGTGCGTTCCGAACTTCAGAAATCTTTTGATGAATGGACGAGCAAAACCAATGTAACATTTAAGGAGCGGACCAATCAGTCTAATTATGTTACTATTTCTTCCTCAGGATCCAATAGCAATTCTGGAGTGGCAACACTTGGCATGAATGGCTCCAGAGGCTTTATTCGTTTAGGTACTCGAGCTACGGCTGTGGTCATCATCCATGAGTTAGGACATACCTTAGGATATATCCATGAGCAAAATCGTTCTGATAGAGATAATTTCATCAGAATCAATTTTGAGAATATCCAGAATGGAGCACAAGATCAGTTTTATAAAAGTAACTCGGCAACTTTGTTAACGGGCCAGTTTGATATCAACTCTACCATGATGTATGGTAGCTTTACTTTTAGTAAAAATGGAAGACCTACAATTACGGACTTAAATGGGAACCTTTTACCCCAAAGGCAGGCGAGAATATCGGCACTGGATATAGAGGGAACAAATTCCTTATACCCATCCACAGATGGCAACCCAGACACTGGAGGAGAAACCGGTCCATGTGATGGTGTTGAAGAATGGTCTCGATTTAGGAGATATGCTGTTGGAGAACGTGTGACTTATCGTGGAAGTTTATACGAGAGGGATTTTACCAGATGGAATTTTATCACAAGATGTAATTAA
- a CDS encoding GNAT family N-acetyltransferase: MMSPGFKLRNATLEDLPILLDFEQELIKAERPFDVTLKEDPISYYDLKEIVLDEDSCVLVAETEGKVIASGYAIPKKARHCLDHEYYAYLGFMFTHEDYRGKGINAKIVEELKRWSKSKGYQEVRLTVYEDNIPAIKAYEKVGFKKHLIEMRLD, translated from the coding sequence ATGATGTCACCAGGCTTTAAGTTAAGAAATGCCACCTTGGAAGATTTGCCAATTCTTTTGGATTTTGAGCAAGAACTCATTAAGGCGGAACGCCCTTTTGATGTTACTTTAAAAGAAGATCCTATCAGTTACTATGACCTAAAAGAAATAGTGCTAGATGAAGATTCTTGTGTTTTGGTGGCTGAAACGGAAGGAAAAGTTATAGCATCTGGCTACGCCATTCCCAAAAAAGCGAGACACTGCCTTGATCATGAATATTATGCCTATTTGGGCTTTATGTTCACCCATGAAGATTACAGGGGAAAAGGCATCAATGCAAAAATTGTAGAAGAATTGAAAAGATGGTCAAAATCAAAAGGATATCAGGAAGTCAGGTTAACGGTTTATGAAGATAATATTCCGGCAATAAAGGCCTATGAAAAAGTAGGGTTTAAAAAACACCTTATAGAAATGCGATTAGACTGA
- a CDS encoding AraC family transcriptional regulator, which translates to MKPMLEAINVNVNSSFKVESYNASTHCESTGWHVHPEFELVYVKNGSGLLNIGSKKKKYNDGVLVFLGGNIPHADFGNKDYEDSLEIVIQFKKEFLDEKLKVFPELRRIKQLIEKSRQVLIFDQESKNVLWDSFKNFEHMDNQGKLINLLSILDYLSKKATYENLFDSISLSNYKKDEIWRLEQTFEYVNTNYHKNISVTEISKQLGFTPNSFCRFFKKMTSQKFISFVNEFRIGKALEFFNENNTVVAEVMYKSGFNDPSYFTRQFKKYQGTTPSAYLKLKYNESDLQDSLY; encoded by the coding sequence ATGAAACCAATGTTAGAGGCTATAAATGTAAATGTCAATTCTTCTTTTAAAGTTGAATCATATAACGCATCCACACATTGCGAATCTACAGGTTGGCATGTTCATCCAGAGTTTGAACTGGTCTATGTAAAAAATGGTTCCGGCCTTCTCAATATTGGCTCTAAAAAGAAAAAATATAATGATGGAGTGCTTGTTTTCTTAGGTGGCAACATTCCGCATGCAGACTTTGGAAATAAAGATTATGAAGATAGTCTAGAGATAGTCATTCAATTTAAAAAAGAGTTTCTAGACGAAAAACTCAAAGTATTCCCAGAATTAAGAAGAATAAAACAACTTATTGAAAAATCAAGGCAAGTTTTAATTTTTGATCAAGAAAGCAAAAATGTACTCTGGGATAGTTTCAAAAATTTTGAGCATATGGACAATCAAGGTAAACTGATAAACTTGTTATCCATTCTTGATTACCTATCCAAAAAGGCAACCTATGAAAACCTATTTGATAGCATTTCGTTGAGCAATTACAAAAAAGATGAGATTTGGAGATTAGAACAAACCTTTGAATACGTTAATACCAATTATCATAAAAACATTTCAGTAACTGAAATCTCCAAGCAGCTTGGTTTTACACCCAACTCTTTTTGCCGATTCTTCAAAAAAATGACCAGTCAGAAATTTATCAGTTTTGTGAATGAATTTCGAATTGGCAAAGCGCTTGAATTCTTTAATGAGAACAATACGGTTGTTGCAGAGGTAATGTACAAATCTGGCTTCAATGATCCTTCCTACTTTACCAGACAATTCAAAAAGTATCAAGGTACAACGCCATCCGCCTATTTAAAATTAAAATATAATGAATCAGATTTACAAGATTCTTTGTATTGA
- a CDS encoding MFS transporter, whose product MKSLQLIFSNPRYFAPAWVFASLNIWFGTWAIYIPTVKEKLEIDKADLGIALFCLSLGVFTIFPIASKIINKLGVGRATWYSVVLTSIMALFPLLVPNYYTLMASLFVFGACTGLTDISMNTLVTEIEKEDKENFMSAVHGFFSLGGVIAGLGSFFIPMIENPALHMGIMVVLVLIGNLFLYRNYIHIVATPMDKEPFSLKLFKPLLLLGIIGFVAMGSEGAIVDWSGLYLKEITLAPEAFIGAGFLAFSVAMTLGRFLGDGISAKIGSIKIVALGSVIALLGYLLVLSGNTLLAITGFALNGLGFSVIVPELFRIGGNVKGVDSAQGISFIAGTGYAGFLLGPVILGFIAESASLTHSFYALLGCILLVLATTLLLKKNK is encoded by the coding sequence ATGAAATCACTTCAACTAATTTTTTCCAATCCAAGATATTTTGCCCCTGCATGGGTATTTGCCAGCCTTAATATTTGGTTTGGTACCTGGGCCATCTATATTCCAACGGTAAAAGAAAAGTTGGAAATTGATAAAGCTGACTTGGGGATTGCCCTATTTTGTCTTTCCCTTGGCGTTTTTACCATATTCCCAATTGCATCCAAAATCATAAATAAATTGGGTGTAGGTAGAGCTACTTGGTATAGCGTTGTCTTAACCAGTATCATGGCGCTTTTTCCACTTTTGGTGCCAAACTATTACACATTGATGGCGAGCCTCTTTGTTTTTGGAGCATGTACTGGACTAACAGATATTTCTATGAATACGTTGGTGACAGAAATTGAAAAAGAGGATAAAGAAAATTTTATGTCAGCCGTCCATGGTTTTTTTAGTTTAGGGGGAGTAATAGCTGGGCTTGGAAGTTTTTTCATACCAATGATTGAAAATCCAGCTTTGCATATGGGGATAATGGTGGTTTTGGTGCTTATTGGAAACCTTTTTCTTTACAGAAACTACATCCATATTGTTGCGACTCCAATGGATAAAGAACCCTTTAGTTTAAAACTGTTTAAACCACTTTTGTTACTGGGCATCATTGGTTTTGTTGCTATGGGAAGTGAAGGTGCTATTGTAGATTGGAGCGGGCTATATCTAAAAGAAATAACACTTGCTCCAGAAGCATTTATTGGAGCGGGGTTTCTTGCATTTTCTGTGGCAATGACCCTAGGTCGATTTTTAGGAGATGGGATAAGCGCTAAAATTGGATCCATAAAAATTGTGGCGTTAGGCTCAGTAATAGCGCTTTTAGGATACTTGCTTGTACTTTCAGGAAATACGCTGTTGGCCATTACGGGTTTTGCCCTAAACGGTCTTGGTTTCTCCGTGATTGTACCCGAGCTTTTTCGCATTGGAGGAAATGTCAAGGGAGTGGATTCTGCTCAAGGCATTTCTTTTATAGCGGGTACAGGGTATGCAGGTTTTTTATTGGGACCAGTGATTTTGGGATTTATAGCGGAAAGCGCCTCCTTAACCCATAGCTTTTATGCATTATTGGGCTGCATCCTACTTGTTTTGGCAACAACACTCTTGTTGAAGAAAAATAAATAA
- the kynU gene encoding kynureninase, giving the protein MTFQNSLAFAQQLDAEDKLSKYRQEFHYPQANGKDVIYFTGNSLGLQPKRTQKFIDDVMKDWRELAVEGHFYAEKPWWDYHERLTEGLGKVVGASPQEISVMNTLTVNLHLLMVSFYRPDAKRFKILCEEKAFPSDQYMLQSQVRFHGLDPNEAIVEVKKRDGEHYWRTEDIIEKIKEVGDELALVLIGGVNYYNGQVLDMQTITNAGKSAGAFVGWDLAHAVGNVELKLHDWSADFAAWCSYKYMNSGPGNASGVFVNEKHLAKKDIPRFEGWWGTKKETRFLMQPEFDPIDTADAWQLSNPPILSIAPYLASLELFDEVGMNALIEKQKKIVAYLEFVLKEIDKEVESSFEIITPNERGCQLSVLLHGEGKTLFHYLMKNGVITDWREPNVIRLAPAPFYCSYSDMYNFGQILKQGILSKKKL; this is encoded by the coding sequence ATGACTTTCCAAAATTCCCTTGCGTTTGCACAGCAGTTGGATGCTGAAGATAAGCTTTCCAAATACAGGCAAGAGTTTCATTACCCTCAAGCAAATGGAAAAGATGTTATCTATTTTACAGGGAATTCTTTAGGGTTACAGCCCAAAAGAACTCAGAAATTTATAGATGATGTAATGAAGGACTGGAGAGAGCTCGCTGTGGAAGGGCATTTTTATGCAGAAAAACCTTGGTGGGATTATCACGAACGCTTAACTGAAGGTTTGGGCAAAGTAGTGGGCGCCAGCCCTCAAGAAATATCGGTAATGAATACACTTACCGTAAATCTACATTTATTGATGGTGTCCTTTTACCGGCCTGATGCTAAACGCTTCAAAATCCTGTGTGAAGAAAAAGCATTTCCTTCAGACCAGTACATGCTGCAAAGCCAGGTGAGGTTCCATGGTCTTGATCCAAACGAAGCCATTGTTGAGGTCAAAAAGAGAGATGGAGAACATTATTGGAGAACAGAAGACATAATTGAAAAAATTAAGGAGGTAGGGGATGAGCTTGCTTTGGTACTTATAGGAGGAGTCAACTATTATAACGGACAAGTTCTAGACATGCAAACCATAACCAATGCAGGAAAATCTGCTGGTGCTTTTGTAGGTTGGGATTTGGCACATGCTGTTGGTAATGTGGAACTTAAACTACATGATTGGAGTGCTGATTTTGCGGCTTGGTGCAGTTATAAATATATGAACAGTGGCCCAGGAAATGCTTCGGGTGTTTTTGTGAATGAAAAACACTTGGCCAAAAAAGATATTCCTCGTTTTGAGGGCTGGTGGGGTACAAAAAAGGAAACTCGTTTTTTAATGCAGCCCGAATTTGACCCAATTGATACTGCTGATGCCTGGCAACTAAGCAATCCTCCCATATTGTCCATTGCCCCATATCTGGCTTCTTTGGAGCTTTTTGATGAAGTTGGAATGAACGCCCTCATTGAAAAGCAGAAAAAAATCGTTGCCTATCTCGAATTTGTTTTAAAGGAGATTGATAAAGAAGTAGAGAGTTCTTTTGAAATTATTACCCCAAATGAACGAGGTTGTCAACTCTCCGTTCTTTTGCACGGAGAGGGCAAGACTTTGTTCCATTATCTTATGAAGAACGGGGTAATTACAGATTGGAGAGAGCCTAACGTTATACGGCTGGCTCCAGCGCCATTCTATTGCTCTTATTCGGATATGTATAATTTTGGACAAATTTTAAAGCAGGGCATTCTTTCCAAGAAGAAGCTATAG
- a CDS encoding RNA polymerase sigma factor: MTFLKRLFLILINNLDKKSLEADDPYAHLSDEELVERIVANNNPMLFGKLYDRYGKMVYNKCYGFARSQDEAEDLTQDVFLQLFIKLKMFKGKSKFSTWLYSFTYNFCVNYVNRNKQRKMSDKSVPVENSEHKLIVEVPDESLYEMKATKLKEALELVSAEDKSILLLKYQDGASIKDLVALMELGESAVKMRLKRAKEKLMEIYNTL; encoded by the coding sequence GTGACTTTTCTAAAAAGGCTGTTTCTAATTCTTATAAATAACCTAGATAAGAAATCTTTGGAAGCAGATGACCCATATGCTCATTTATCTGATGAGGAATTGGTAGAGAGAATTGTTGCAAACAACAACCCTATGCTATTTGGCAAGTTGTATGATCGTTACGGAAAAATGGTCTATAACAAGTGCTACGGATTTGCTAGATCACAGGACGAGGCAGAGGATTTAACTCAAGATGTTTTTTTGCAATTGTTCATTAAGTTGAAAATGTTCAAAGGGAAATCCAAGTTTTCAACTTGGCTATATTCCTTTACCTATAACTTTTGCGTGAATTATGTAAACAGAAACAAGCAGCGCAAAATGAGTGATAAATCTGTTCCAGTTGAGAATTCAGAACACAAGTTAATCGTTGAAGTGCCAGATGAAAGCCTTTATGAAATGAAGGCAACCAAACTTAAGGAGGCATTGGAACTGGTGTCTGCTGAAGATAAATCCATTTTGTTGTTAAAATATCAAGATGGAGCATCAATAAAAGACCTTGTAGCATTGATGGAACTTGGAGAAAGTGCAGTGAAAATGCGCTTAAAGAGAGCAAAGGAGAAACTAATGGAAATCTATAATACTTTATAA
- a CDS encoding mechanosensitive ion channel domain-containing protein: METINEWKNLTFDSLAAMGRDVALALPKIIGALIILLIGWLVTKIVLFVLGKILKLAKLDKLSDKINEMDLFGKGDFKIDIIKVILGFVKWLLLLVFLIVAADILSWEIISTEIGNLLRYLPRLFSALALMMIGLYIGNFIKTTVKKLFDSLEFGGSNLVSNMLFYIIVIFISITALNQAGIDTTIITNNITLILGSFLLAFALGLGLGSRDIITDLLRSFYTRRTYAVGDKVVIGKNEGTIEAIENNTLTLITKTGKFVIPIKEVVSKKVEVKS, from the coding sequence ATGGAAACAATTAACGAATGGAAGAACTTGACCTTTGATTCTTTGGCCGCCATGGGCAGGGATGTAGCATTGGCACTGCCTAAAATTATTGGTGCACTAATCATTCTTTTGATAGGATGGTTGGTCACTAAAATTGTACTTTTTGTATTGGGTAAAATTTTAAAATTGGCCAAACTGGATAAACTCAGCGATAAAATAAATGAGATGGACCTTTTTGGAAAGGGTGATTTTAAAATTGATATCATAAAAGTAATACTCGGTTTTGTAAAATGGTTATTGCTCCTTGTCTTCTTAATCGTTGCTGCGGATATTTTAAGTTGGGAAATCATTTCCACAGAAATAGGAAACCTTCTGCGTTATCTACCTAGGTTGTTCAGCGCACTCGCTTTAATGATGATAGGTTTGTACATTGGAAATTTCATTAAGACAACGGTCAAGAAGCTGTTCGATTCCTTAGAATTTGGAGGGTCCAACTTGGTAAGCAACATGCTGTTTTACATCATTGTAATCTTTATTTCAATTACAGCTTTAAATCAGGCAGGCATTGATACCACAATTATTACCAATAACATCACTTTAATTTTGGGCTCATTCCTTTTAGCTTTTGCTTTAGGGTTGGGATTGGGTTCAAGAGATATTATTACTGACCTGTTGCGTTCTTTTTATACCAGACGAACCTATGCAGTGGGTGATAAAGTTGTAATTGGAAAAAATGAAGGTACTATTGAAGCTATAGAAAACAATACCCTCACGTTGATTACCAAAACAGGAAAATTTGTAATACCGATAAAAGAAGTGGTGTCAAAAAAGGTGGAGGTAAAGTCTTAA
- a CDS encoding aldo/keto reductase, which translates to MVRKDFFVLNNKVKMPQIGLGVLFAKNDGEVENAVISALQTGYRKIDTASAYQNEQSVGRAIKKSGIARKEIFLTTKIWNNEQGYDQTLLAFDRSLERLQTNYIDMYLMHWPVKSKYKETYKAMERIYKSGRARAIGVCNFSIPQLEDLMEYSECVPTLNQIEMHPHLSQNQLRDFAIKHNIQLEAWRPIMMGEVLNFPELIQIGKAHNKSAVQITLRWLIQRGVAVIPKSVNPLRIKENFKIFDFELSSEEMDIIEALNKDRRLGEDLSHIE; encoded by the coding sequence ATGGTCAGGAAAGATTTTTTTGTACTTAATAATAAGGTGAAAATGCCACAAATAGGTTTAGGAGTTCTCTTTGCGAAGAATGATGGAGAGGTGGAGAATGCGGTTATTTCTGCTTTGCAAACAGGCTATCGTAAGATTGATACAGCATCGGCCTACCAAAACGAACAGAGTGTCGGAAGAGCAATAAAGAAAAGTGGAATTGCAAGAAAAGAGATTTTTCTAACAACCAAAATATGGAATAACGAACAGGGCTACGATCAAACCTTACTTGCCTTTGATAGGAGTTTAGAGCGCTTACAAACCAATTATATTGATATGTATTTAATGCATTGGCCTGTAAAGTCCAAGTATAAAGAGACATATAAAGCTATGGAAAGAATTTATAAAAGTGGTAGGGCAAGAGCGATAGGGGTATGTAATTTTAGTATTCCTCAATTAGAAGATTTAATGGAATATTCTGAATGTGTTCCAACGCTTAATCAAATAGAAATGCATCCACATCTTAGCCAAAACCAGTTAAGAGATTTTGCAATCAAACATAACATACAACTGGAAGCATGGAGACCCATTATGATGGGAGAGGTTTTAAATTTTCCCGAACTCATTCAAATAGGAAAGGCGCATAATAAGTCTGCTGTACAAATTACGTTGAGGTGGCTAATCCAAAGAGGAGTAGCTGTTATCCCTAAGTCGGTAAACCCATTGAGAATAAAGGAAAACTTTAAAATATTTGATTTTGAGCTATCTTCCGAGGAAATGGATATTATTGAAGCACTAAATAAAGATAGACGATTAGGGGAAGATTTGTCCCATATTGAATAG